The Zhihengliuella sp. ISTPL4 genomic interval CAGAACAACGAGTTCGCGATCTCGGTCCCCCTCTCCCGGCAGACCGCCGCCCCTTCTCTGGCCCACAAGGCGATCGGCTACGGTATGCCGGGACAGCGCGTCGACGGCAACGACGTGGCCGCGGTCCTCGCGGTACTCACGGAGGCCGTCGACCGCGCCCGCGCCGGCGGGGGCCCCTCCCTCGTCGAGGCCCACACGTACCGCATGCAGGCGCACACCAACGCCGACGACGACACCCGCTACCGCGAACGCAAGGAGGTGCAGGCCTGGCTCGCCCGCGATCCGCTGCTCCGCCTGCGCGCGCACCTCACCGCGACCGGCGCCCTGGACGACGAGGCCGAGACGCGCTTCGCGGCAGGCGCGGAGGAGATCGCCGCCGCCATGCGCACCGCCCTGAACACCGATGCGGAGCTCGACCCGGAAGACCTCTTCCGCTTCGTGACCGCCACCCGCTCACCGCAGCGCGAGGAGCAGTGGCGGCTCCTCCGCGACGAGATCGAGCGTTCCCACCCCGCCGAGACGATGACGACCGGAGGCCCCCGATGACCATCGCCGAGCACGAGACGTCCGTCGCCCCGACGGACGCCGGCAGCGTCACGACCATGACCATGGCCGCCGCTCTCAACCGCGCCCTCGCTGACGCCCTCGCCGCCGACCGCGACGTGGTCGTGTTCGGAGAGGACGTGGGAGCCCTCGGCGGCGTGTTCCGCATCACCGACGGGCTCACCGCCCGCTTCGGCGAGGACCGCTGCTTCGACACCCCGCTCGCGGAGTCCGGCATCATCGGCACCGCCGTCGGCATGGCGATGAACGGGATGCGCCCCGTGGTCGAGATGCAGTTCGACGCCTTCGCCCTCCCCGCGTTCGAGCAGATCGTCAGCCACGTCGCGAAGCTCGGCAACCGCACCCGCGGCGGGATGCGCATGCCGCTCGTGATCCGCGTCCCGTTCGGCGGCGGCATCGGGGGCGTGGAGCACCACTGCGACTCGTCCGAGGCGTACTACGCGCACACGCCCGGCCTCACCGTCGTGAGCCCGTCCACCCCGCAGGATGCCTACTCGCTGCTCCGCGCGGCCATCGTCTCGCCCGATCCCGTGGTCTTCCTCGAGCCCAAGAAGCTCTACTGGTCGAAGGGCGAGGTCGACACCGCGGTGACCGCGGAGATCGGCGCGGCGCGCATCGCCAGGGAGGGCACCGACGTGACCCTCCTCGCGTACGGAGCCTCCGTGCCGCTCGCGCTGGAGGCGGCGGAGGTCGCCGCAGGCGAAGGACGCAGCGTGCAGGTGGTCGACGTGCGCTCCCTCTCCCCCTTCGACGACGAGACGGTCACCGCGGCGGTGCGGTCCACGGGACGCGCGGTCGTGATCGCCGAGGCCCCGGGATTCGTCAGCGTCGCCTCCGAGATCCAGGCCCGGGTGTTCGAGCGCTGCTTCGAGTACCTGGAGGCGCCGGTGCGGCGGGTGACCGGGTTCGACACCCCGTACGCGCCGCCGAAGTTCGAACACTGGTACCTGCCGGACGTCGATCGGGTGCTCGACGCGATCGACACGCTGCACTGGGAGGACGACGTATGAGCACCCCTGTGAAGACCGCCGCCCGCGTGTTCCGCCTGCCCGACCTCGGCGAGGGGCTCACCGAGGCCGGCCTCGTGCAGTGGCTGGTGGCCGTCGGCGACACCATCACGACCGACCAGGCGATCGCCGAGGTCGAGACCGCGAAGAGCGTCGTGGAACTGCCTTCGCCGTTCGCCGGAGTCGTGATCGCCCTGCACGGCACCCCCGGCGACACCATCGACGTCGGGGCCCCGGTGCTGGAAGTCGCCGACCCCGGAAGCGAGGAGACCGCGTCCGCGCCGGAGACCCCCGCCGCGCAGCCGGAGCACGAGGCGTACCGGCAGGAGGAGCGCGCGGGATCGGGCAACGTCCTCATCGGCTACGGCACGTCCGCGTCGGCCTCGACGGGCCGGCGACGGCGCCCCGCGGCGCCACGCCCCACGCCGGCACCGGCCTCGACAGCGCCCGCACTGGCAGCCCCCGCGACCGCTCCGGCGTCGCCCGCACCGGCCTCCCGCGAGCCCGCGCGACCCGCGCCGGTCGCCGTGCGGTCGCCGCTCGTGCGCCGCCTCGCCCGCGACCTGGGCCTCGACGTGCACGCGATCTCCCCCACCGGAGCGGACGGGGCGATCACCCGCGCCGACGTGCTGCGCGCCGCCGTGGACCACGCCGTGGACGGCGTCGCCGCGGCCCCGGCGCCGACCTCCGCGACCGCTTCCACCGGCGAGATCGACGGCCTCCCGGTCCGCAGCCGCGAGCGCCTGTCCTCGCTGCGCCGTACCGTGAGCGCCCGGCTCGCCCGCAGCCGCTCGGAGATCCCCGAGGCCACCGTGTGGGTCGACGTCGACGCCACCGAGCTCTGGGACCTCCGCGGGCAGATGGCTCCCGACGGCGCGAAGGCCCCGTCGATCACGGCGCTGCTCGCGCGCTTCGTGCTGCTCGCACTGGAGGACTACCCGGTGCTCGCCTCGCGGCTCAGCGACGACGGCTCCGAGCTGATCTCGTTCGACGGCGTGAACCTCGGCGTCGCGGCCGACACCGAACGCGGTCTCCTCGTCCCGGTCGTCGCGCACGCGCACCGGCTCACGGTCGCCGACCTCGACGCCGCCCTGCGCGAGCTCGCGGCCACCGCGCGCGCCGGCACCCTGCCGCCCGAGCGGCTCCGCGGATCGACCTTCACCCTCAACAACTACGGCGGGCTCGGCGTCGACGGCTCCGCGGCGATCATCAACCACCCCGACGTCGCGATCCTCGGCATCGGACGGATCATCGAGCGCCCCTGGGTCGTGGACGGGGCGATCGTGCCGCGTCGCATCGTCCAGCTCTCGCTCGTGTTCGACCACCGGGTCTGCGACGGCGGGTATGCGGCCGGATTCCTCCGCCGCGTGGTGGAGCTCATCGAGCATCCGCTCCGCGCCTTCGGGCGGGTCTGAGGTCGGCCCGGGCGGCGAACCCTCGTGGGCGGAGCGCCGATACGCTACGCTCGGCGATTACTGACCGATCATTCGGTAAGTCGTCGCCGACGTACCCGCGTCGGCGCTCCCCCCTCGCAGAACAACGGAGTTCGCATGACCTCAGCCACCGCAGCCGCCTCGTCGACCGGAAGGATGCCCGCCGAGGAACGGCGCGTCCTCGCCGGCACCCTCGTGGGGACGTCGATCGAATGGTACGACTTCTTCATCTACGCCCAGGCGGCGGGCCTCGTGCTCGCCCCGCTCTTCCTCGCCCCCATCGCGGAGTCGAGCCCCGGGCTCGCCCAGGTGCTCTCCTTCGCGACCATCGGCATCTCGTTCCTCTTCCGCCCGCTCGGCGCGATCATCGCCGGACACCTGGGTGACAAGCTCGGCCGGAAGAAGATGCTCGTCTTCACCCTCGTGATGATGGGGCTGTCCACCTCCCTCATCGGCGTGCTGCCGACGTACGCCGCCATCGGCGTCGCCGCTCCCATCCTGCTCATCCTCCTGCGCATCCTGCAGGGCTTCTCGGCCGGCGGCGAATGGGGCGGGGCAGCACTGATGGCCGTCGAGCACGCCCCGTCGGCGCGCCGCGGCCTCTTCGGCGCCTTCCCGCAGATCGGCGTGCCGGTCGGCATGATCCTCGCCACCTTCACCCTCTGGGCGCTCACGAGCTCGATGTCCCCCGAGGCCTTCCTCGAGTGGGGCTGGCGCATCCCGTTCCTGCTCTCGATCGTGCTCATCGCGGTCGGCTACGTGATCCGTCGCGCGGTCGACGAGAGCCCCGTGTTCGAAGACCTGCGTCGCCGCCGCAAGGAGGCCTCGGCGCCGCTCGGGCAGCTCTTCCGGGCGCACACGAAGCAGGTCGTGCTCACGGCCGTCATCTTCATCGCCAACAACGCCGCGGGCTACCTGCTGATCGCCTTCTTCGCGACGTACGCGGTGACGGGTCTCGGCATGGAGCGCCCGCCGGTGCTGCTGGCGACCACGCTCGCCTCGTTCGGCTGGCTGATCTTCACGTTGTGGGGCGGCGCGCTGTCCGACCGCCTCGGCCGCATCCGCACGTTCCAGATCGGGTACGTCGCCCTCGCGGTGTGGGCCATCCCGATGTGGTTCCTCATCGACACCGCGAACATCGTCTG includes:
- a CDS encoding alpha-ketoacid dehydrogenase subunit beta, with amino-acid sequence MTIAEHETSVAPTDAGSVTTMTMAAALNRALADALAADRDVVVFGEDVGALGGVFRITDGLTARFGEDRCFDTPLAESGIIGTAVGMAMNGMRPVVEMQFDAFALPAFEQIVSHVAKLGNRTRGGMRMPLVIRVPFGGGIGGVEHHCDSSEAYYAHTPGLTVVSPSTPQDAYSLLRAAIVSPDPVVFLEPKKLYWSKGEVDTAVTAEIGAARIAREGTDVTLLAYGASVPLALEAAEVAAGEGRSVQVVDVRSLSPFDDETVTAAVRSTGRAVVIAEAPGFVSVASEIQARVFERCFEYLEAPVRRVTGFDTPYAPPKFEHWYLPDVDRVLDAIDTLHWEDDV
- a CDS encoding dihydrolipoamide acetyltransferase family protein, which produces MSTPVKTAARVFRLPDLGEGLTEAGLVQWLVAVGDTITTDQAIAEVETAKSVVELPSPFAGVVIALHGTPGDTIDVGAPVLEVADPGSEETASAPETPAAQPEHEAYRQEERAGSGNVLIGYGTSASASTGRRRRPAAPRPTPAPASTAPALAAPATAPASPAPASREPARPAPVAVRSPLVRRLARDLGLDVHAISPTGADGAITRADVLRAAVDHAVDGVAAAPAPTSATASTGEIDGLPVRSRERLSSLRRTVSARLARSRSEIPEATVWVDVDATELWDLRGQMAPDGAKAPSITALLARFVLLALEDYPVLASRLSDDGSELISFDGVNLGVAADTERGLLVPVVAHAHRLTVADLDAALRELAATARAGTLPPERLRGSTFTLNNYGGLGVDGSAAIINHPDVAILGIGRIIERPWVVDGAIVPRRIVQLSLVFDHRVCDGGYAAGFLRRVVELIEHPLRAFGRV
- a CDS encoding MFS transporter → MTSATAAASSTGRMPAEERRVLAGTLVGTSIEWYDFFIYAQAAGLVLAPLFLAPIAESSPGLAQVLSFATIGISFLFRPLGAIIAGHLGDKLGRKKMLVFTLVMMGLSTSLIGVLPTYAAIGVAAPILLILLRILQGFSAGGEWGGAALMAVEHAPSARRGLFGAFPQIGVPVGMILATFTLWALTSSMSPEAFLEWGWRIPFLLSIVLIAVGYVIRRAVDESPVFEDLRRRRKEASAPLGQLFRAHTKQVVLTAVIFIANNAAGYLLIAFFATYAVTGLGMERPPVLLATTLASFGWLIFTLWGGALSDRLGRIRTFQIGYVALAVWAIPMWFLIDTANIVWYFVALFVMTFALGLSYGPQAALYAEMFPANVRYSGVSIGYALGAILGGAFAPMIAEALLNQFHAAWTIGVYIAVASIISLIGVSLVKETKGVDLSV